Genomic DNA from Rhodoferax mekongensis:
GACACAATGCCGCTCGGTGCCTTGAAGGTCTGGCCGGCCATCGCAGCGATCACCTTGTCCACGTCAGTGGACTTGGCTTTCTCGACCGCTTGCTTCCACATGTTGATACCGATATAGGTCGCTTCCATCGGGTCGTTGGTCAAAGGCTTGTCCTTGTGACCGGCAATGCCCTTGGCCTTGGCGTAGTCAGACCACTTTTTGATGAACTCGGTGTTGGCAGGATTCTTGATGGACTGGAAGTAGTTCCATGCAGCCAGGTGGCCCACCAAGGGTTTGGTGTCCACGCCACGCAGTTCTTCTTCACCCACCGAGAAAGCCACCACAGGCACATCTTTGGCCTTCAGGCCTGCGTTGCCCAGTTCCTTGTAGAAAGGCACGTTGGAGTCACCGTTGATGGTGGACACCACGGCGGTCTTGCCGCCGGCAGAGAACTTCTTGATGTCAGCCACGATGGTTTGGTAATCGCTGTGGCCGAAGGGGGTGTATTTCTCGTCGATGTCAGACTCTTTCACGCCCTTGCTCTTCAAGTATGCGCGCAGGATCTTGTTGGTCGTGCGAGGGTACACATAGTCAGTGCCCAGCAGAACCCAACGCTTGGCGGCACCACCTTCTTTGCTCATCAGGTAGTCGACTGCGGGGATGGCCTGCTGGTTAGGCGCAGCACCGGTGTAGAACACGTTTTTGGACAGCTCTTCACCTTCGTATTGCACGGGGTAGAACAGCAGGCCGTTCAGCTCTTCCACGACGGGCAGTACGGACTTGCGGGACACGGAAGTCCAGCAACCGAAGATGACGGAGACTTTGTCCTGGGTCAGCAACTGCTTGGTCTTTTCAGCAAACAGGGGCCAGTTGGAAGCGGGGTCCACGACCACGGGTTCCAATTTCTTGCCGAGCACGCCACCCTTGGCGTTGATTTCGTCGATGGCCATCAACACGGTGTCTTTCAACACGGTTTCGGAAATGGCCATGGTGCCGGACAGGCTGTGCAGGATACCGACCTTGATGGTGTCAGCAGCCATTGCGGGCACGGCCGACAAGGTGGTGAGAGCGACGGCAGCGGTGAGTGCCTTCAAAGTAAAACGACGTTGCATGTGGGCTTCTCCGGGGGTTAAACAAATCCATCTCGCTTCTCGCAAAACAATCTCGGAACAGGTTTTGTGATGCGATGGAGTGACTGTAGGTTTGGCCGCCCGAACCGGAAATACGCCTAGTGGCGTACACCTCTGCAAAGTCCCCACTGCAATAAAAAAGCCGGCCCGCAAAGCGGCCGGCCTAGATGGCGGGTGAACGCGGATCAGAGCGTGGTGGTGGTCGTTGTCGTGGTAGTGCCGGTCGTGGTGCCTGTGCTTGTCGCTGGCGGAGTCACGGGTGGTAGGTCGTCTGTACCGCGACCGTGACGAACTTGGCCGGGGGCGTCGTCCGCACCGCGACCCTGGCGCACGTGGCCGGCAGCATCGTCGGCGCCGCGTCCACGACGCTGACCGCCGGAATCATCGCTTCGGTTGCTGCTGGTCGTACTGGTGCTGCCGGAACTGGAAGATGCACTGGAGGACGAAGAAGAAGACGAGGAGCCCGAAGACGAAGAGCCCGAAGACGAAGATTTACCTGGCGAGCCACCTTTGTCGGCCAGCGCAGATGTGGCGCTGAAAGCAAGCAACAGACTGGCACTGGTAGCTACGAGAGCCGAGCGGATGAAGGTCATGGTGTGATTCCTTAAGTTAGTTAAATTTCCACGATGTGTGTGATTTTTTCCCACGCACGACCAAACTATATGTGTGAAATTTTCCCGCGTCAAATAATTTGTGTAAATTTTTCCCACAAGCAAGTTACATTTGAGCCCATGGACAGTTCCAACCCTTCCCTCGCCGGACCGCCTCCCGCGTTGGTGCGCGCACTACGCCGCGTATTGCGCCCCTTGGTGCGGGTCATGCTCGCGCAAGGCATCACGTACCCCTACCTCGCCGAGTTGCTGAAGAACCTGTTTGTCGATGTAGCTGCTACCGAATTCCGCTTAGACAACAAGGCTCCCACCGACAGCCGCATCAGCCTGATGACGGGGGTGCATCGCAAAGACGTCTCCCGTCTGCGCAACGAGTTGGCACAAACAAGCGAAGCGGTTCCCGATGTGGTCTCCCTCGGTGCCCAGCTGGTCGCTGTGTGGCTGGGCACCGCCCGCTATTTGCACGAAGACGGTAGCCCCCTGCCCTTGGCGCGCTTTGCCAGTGAGGGGGGTGAGTTGTCTTTTGAAAGCCTGGTTGCCGGTGTGAACAGCGATATCCGCTCGCGTGTGGTGCTGGATGAGTGGCTGCGGCTGGGGGTCGTCCGCCTGGACGCCGAAAACCGCGTGTGCTTGAATGCCGAAGCCTTTGTGCCCAGTGAGGGCTTCGACGAAAAAGCTTTCTACTTCGGCCACAACCTGCACGACCATGCCGCTGCGGCCGCGCGTAACCTGCTAGGCGTGCAGCCCGCGCTGCTGGAACGCAGCGTGCAATATGACGCACTGAGCGAAGCCTCCATGGCACTCCTCGCCAAGCAATCGCGCGAGGCCGGCATGAAGGCCCTGCTGGCCGTGAACAAAAACGCCCTTGCTTTGGAACAAGCCGATGCAGACACAGAGGTCCCCAAACACCGCATGACCTTCGGCATTTACTTTTATACCGAACCCATGCCCGAAGCACCCACTGCACCTGCCGGTAAGACAGGGTCTGCCCCATGAACCGCCAGCTCCATCATTTGCGCCGCCTTGCTGCAGCAGTAGCTCTCATGGGAGCGCTGCACGCACAGGGCGCCAACGTGTGTGGCCACAGCGACTCGCCGGTCAACCCGCAAGCAGCAGCGCCGGGCATTGGTGGCACCGGTGACACCGCCCTGCGCCCTGGCATCGGGGGCACCGGCGATGTAGCACTCAAGCCCGCCATTGGCGGCACCGGCATCGACAACGGAGGCATAGGCGGCACAGGCATCGTGGGGGTGATTACCGGTTTTGCCAGCATCTGCGTCAATGGCATAGAGGTGCACTACGACGAGAGTACGCCGGTCAATGACAACGGGCAAACCGTCAATACAGGCGTATTGGCAATCGGACAGGTGGTGGTGGTGAAGGCGAAAGGCCAGGGCGATGAACTGCAAGCCGAGACAATTGCCTTGCAACACCTTGCAGTCGGACCGGTAGAACGGGTGGACACCGCGCGCAATGAAGTCCGGGTTCTGGGCCAAACCCTGCGCTGGAGCGGCGAGCCGGGCACCCTGTCTGCCCTGAAACCCGGCCAGTGGGTCCGGGTCAGCGGCCTGCGCATGAGTGATGGCAGCATTGACACCACCCGTCTGCAACCTATCCCACCGCAAGCCCAGGCCCAACTCACCGGCCCAGCGGATCATGGGGCAGAAGGCACTCTACGGATCGGTGAAACCACGGTCCAAACCGGGCGACTTGGTTTTCTTGAGGGCTTGCGTGCATGGCGCGCCGCCCTCAACGGCCAGGAAGTCCAGGTTCAAGGCATCTGGGATGGAAAGCAGTTGGTCGCCACAGGCATGCAGCTGCAACCCACGCGCACCACCATGGGACCGGTAGAGCGGGTCGTGGTGGAGGGCTATATCAAAGCCGCCTCGACGGACGGTTTGGACATCGGCCAGGGACGCATGGCCTTGGGTGCACAGGTGAGCGCACGGCAACGTGCCGAACTGCGGGAAGACCGCGAGCAGCGAGTGCGCGTTACAGGGGTACGTGGAAGTGATGACCGCATCACCGTGGAACGGGTGGATGTGCGCCAAAGTTCCGAAAAGCGGGTCCGCTCCAGTGGCAAAGGCGAGGGCGGCAGCCGCAGCGGCAAATCGGAAGATACAAGCGGGCAGGACGATTCCAAATCAGGCAGTTCGGGCAAAAACGAAAGCGGAGACGACAGCAAGAGCGGGAGCACCGAGAGCGGTAGCGGAAAGACAGAAACTACTTCGGGAGGTAGCATCAAAACGGAAAGCTCTGGTAGCTCTGGTGGTTCCGGAGGGTCTGGCAGCTCGGGTGGACGCAGCAAAGGAAAATAGTTAAGGTAGAGGTCTTAGCGCATAGACGCTATATTTTTCATAGCGACCTGCGCATATTCCATGAGCACCAGACGCCAATTTATATCAACATCCGTAGGGCTTGCAAGCATTGCCGGTTTGGCCGATGCACTGGCCATGGGCCAGAAACCGTTACAAAGTGGAATACGCCGTATCAAAGGCGATGTGCGATTGAATGGCAGCCCCGCCAGGGTGGACCAAGCCGTGCTGCCGGGCGACACCATTGCCACTGGAGCCAACAGCGAAGTGCTGTATGTGATGGCCAACAACGCCTACCTCATGCGCGACAACAGCGTGATCCAGTTTGTGCAGGATGGTGCGGTCGGCGTCTTGCGCTTGATTACGGGCAAAGTGCTGGCGGTGTTCGGGCCCGGCCCCAAGCGGCTCGAGACCCCGGCAGCCACCATAGGCATCCGCGGCACTGCTTGCTATATGGAAACGATGGAGGCCAAGCTCTACTTTTGCCTGTGCTACGGCACTGCCGACATCCAGCCCCTGGCCGACGCCACCCAAGCACGCACCCTGACCACGCACTACCACGACGCGCCACTGTACATAGGTCGCGAAGCTGGTAGGCACCTGATGGAACCTGCACCGGTCATCAATCACCGGGACTTGGAACTCATCATGCTGGAAGAAGCCGTAGGCCGCCAGCCACCGTTCATGCAGCGCGCCAACCGGGACTCCAACGGTTACTGAGCCTTCAGCGTGTAGTCAGAACCCTGCACGCAAAGTCCCTCAAGCTGTCAATAAAGTCACAAAAGCGCGCACCGCCCGGGTGCCGAATGTTCACCGTCGAACAGTTGCCCTTGAGCACTTGACGGCTCGGGTCTAACGTTGAGTTTTCTCACCATCGCTAGCCAACACACCTTGGCGGGGCCCAGCCATGACACCCATCACGGACACACTTCCAGACCCGGCATCGCCTGCCATGCGCAAGGCGGCGACCTCCTTGATCCTGAACCAGCTCAGCGAACTGGTGGCGCAGGACACGGACTGGATGGCTGCTTGCCGCAAGCGCATCAAGGACCGGATGTCGGATGCCAAACACATCACC
This window encodes:
- the urtA gene encoding urea ABC transporter substrate-binding protein encodes the protein MQRRFTLKALTAAVALTTLSAVPAMAADTIKVGILHSLSGTMAISETVLKDTVLMAIDEINAKGGVLGKKLEPVVVDPASNWPLFAEKTKQLLTQDKVSVIFGCWTSVSRKSVLPVVEELNGLLFYPVQYEGEELSKNVFYTGAAPNQQAIPAVDYLMSKEGGAAKRWVLLGTDYVYPRTTNKILRAYLKSKGVKESDIDEKYTPFGHSDYQTIVADIKKFSAGGKTAVVSTINGDSNVPFYKELGNAGLKAKDVPVVAFSVGEEELRGVDTKPLVGHLAAWNYFQSIKNPANTEFIKKWSDYAKAKGIAGHKDKPLTNDPMEATYIGINMWKQAVEKAKSTDVDKVIAAMAGQTFKAPSGIVSKMDEKNHHLHKSVFIGEIKADGQFNVVWKTPGPVKAKPWSPYIEGNDKKPDEPAKK
- a CDS encoding DUF6502 family protein, with product MDSSNPSLAGPPPALVRALRRVLRPLVRVMLAQGITYPYLAELLKNLFVDVAATEFRLDNKAPTDSRISLMTGVHRKDVSRLRNELAQTSEAVPDVVSLGAQLVAVWLGTARYLHEDGSPLPLARFASEGGELSFESLVAGVNSDIRSRVVLDEWLRLGVVRLDAENRVCLNAEAFVPSEGFDEKAFYFGHNLHDHAAAAARNLLGVQPALLERSVQYDALSEASMALLAKQSREAGMKALLAVNKNALALEQADADTEVPKHRMTFGIYFYTEPMPEAPTAPAGKTGSAP
- a CDS encoding DUF5666 domain-containing protein; this translates as MNRQLHHLRRLAAAVALMGALHAQGANVCGHSDSPVNPQAAAPGIGGTGDTALRPGIGGTGDVALKPAIGGTGIDNGGIGGTGIVGVITGFASICVNGIEVHYDESTPVNDNGQTVNTGVLAIGQVVVVKAKGQGDELQAETIALQHLAVGPVERVDTARNEVRVLGQTLRWSGEPGTLSALKPGQWVRVSGLRMSDGSIDTTRLQPIPPQAQAQLTGPADHGAEGTLRIGETTVQTGRLGFLEGLRAWRAALNGQEVQVQGIWDGKQLVATGMQLQPTRTTMGPVERVVVEGYIKAASTDGLDIGQGRMALGAQVSARQRAELREDREQRVRVTGVRGSDDRITVERVDVRQSSEKRVRSSGKGEGGSRSGKSEDTSGQDDSKSGSSGKNESGDDSKSGSTESGSGKTETTSGGSIKTESSGSSGGSGGSGSSGGRSKGK
- a CDS encoding FecR family protein, translated to MSTRRQFISTSVGLASIAGLADALAMGQKPLQSGIRRIKGDVRLNGSPARVDQAVLPGDTIATGANSEVLYVMANNAYLMRDNSVIQFVQDGAVGVLRLITGKVLAVFGPGPKRLETPAATIGIRGTACYMETMEAKLYFCLCYGTADIQPLADATQARTLTTHYHDAPLYIGREAGRHLMEPAPVINHRDLELIMLEEAVGRQPPFMQRANRDSNGY